The following proteins are encoded in a genomic region of Sebastes fasciatus isolate fSebFas1 chromosome 12, fSebFas1.pri, whole genome shotgun sequence:
- the LOC141779287 gene encoding chemerin-like receptor 1 produces MRLYWCCRHILKRLMIIEKGLKTTMERNTTAPFYHINTTDVSHANGSLYDEYAELRKSLKIMSLVVYCLAFVLGVLGNGVVIWVAGFKMKKTVNTVWFLNLAVAGFLFTAFLPLIVTYTALNFHWPFGKFMCKLVTTINFLNFYASVYILMVISVDRCVSVVWPVWAKNHRSVRKASCVSLGVWVLALILSTPYFIFRDTKPSSNNDEIINCLTNYALSDDDETLSVNQLQQHRNKAITITHFLLGFLVPFTVIVSCYAVIIHRIRRNRTLASKSSRPFKIIAAVITTFFLCWAPIHIMDLIAMVNSRSTYPGETLHLVTTIGYSLATSLAFLNSGLNPLLYVFMGQDFKDRVHKSILKVLENAFQEDVSRSHTCKKSTVISRSKDKLVSDALV; encoded by the exons ATGAGGCTTTACTGGTGCTGCAGACACATCCTCAAACGACTGATGATCATTGAGAAAG GTCTCAAGACAACAATGGAGAGAAATACTACTGCACCTTTCTATCACATCAATACAACAGATGTATCTCATGCAAATGGCTCTTTGTATGACGAGTATGCAGAGCTGAGAAAGTCTCTCAAGATCATGTCCCTCGTTGTTTACTGTCTGGCCTTTGTCCTTGGTGTGCTCGGGAATGGAGTGGTTATCTGGGTGGCCGGGTTCAAGATGAAGAAAACCGTTAACACAGTTTGGTTCCTCAACCTGGCTGTGGCCGGCTTCCTCTTCACAGCGTTCCTGCCTCTGATTGTGACCTACACAGCTTTGAATTTCCACTGGCCTTTTGGCAAGTTCATGTGCAAACTTGTCACCACTATAAACTTCCTGAACTTCTATGCCAGTGTCTACATTCTGATGGTGATCAGTGTGGAcagatgtgtgtctgtggtgtggCCCGTCTGGGCCAAGAACCACCGAAGTGTACGCAAGGCTTCCTGTGTGAGTCTGGGTGTTTGGGTACTGGCTCTGATTCTCAGCACTCCATACTTCATCTTCAGGGACACTAAACCGTCATCTAATAATGACGAAATCATCAACTGCTTAACCAACTATGCTCTTTCTGATGACGATGAAACACTGTCTGTGAATCAGCTGCAACAGCATCGTAATAAGGCCATAACCATCACCCACTTCCTCCTGGGATTTCTTGTCCCCTTCACTGTCATTGTCTCCTGCTATGCTGTGATAATCCATCGTATCAGAAGAAACCGCACCCTGGCCAGCAAGTCAAGTCGCCCCTTTAAAATCATCGCCGCAGTTATCACCACTTTTTTCCTGTGCTGGGCTCCCATTCACATCATGGACTTAATTGCGATGGTGAATTCCAGGTCTACTTATCCCGGTGAAACATTACACCTTGTCACCACTATTGGGTATTCTTTAGCAACCAGCCTGGCCTTTCTCAACAGTGGCTTGAACCCACTGCTGTATGTGTTCATGGGACAAGATTTCAAAGACAGAGTTCATAAATCCATCCTGAAGGTTTTGGAGAATGCCTTCCAGGAAGATGTTTCTCGATCTCACACCTGCAAAAAGTCTACGGTCATCAGCAGAAGCAAAGATAAGTTGGTTAGTGACGCTTTGGTATGA
- the LOC141779308 gene encoding chemerin-like receptor 1, which yields MEKITIAPFYHINTTGVSHANDTLYGEYAELRQSLKIMSLIVYCLAFVLGVLGNGVVIWVTGFKMKKTVNTVWFLNLAVADFLFTAFLPLIVTYTALNFHWPFGKFMCKLAYNINSLNMFVSVYILMVISVDRCVSVVWPVWAKNHRSVRKASCVSLGVWVLALILSTPNFIFSDTGPSHFDKDVINCLNNFAFSEDNKTPSVNQLRQLRNKAMTLRGFLLGFVVPFTVIVSCYAVIIHRLRRNRTLASKSSRPFKIIVAVITTFFLCWAPYHIMALIEMVNFRPTYQRQTLHLVTAIGTPIATSLAFLNSGLNPLLYVFMGQDFKDRVHKSILNVLENAFQDEVSRSHTFKKSTVISKSNDKLVSDTSV from the coding sequence ATGGAGAAAATTACTATTGCACCTTTCTATCACATCAATACAACAGGTGTATCTCATGCAAATGACACTTTGTATGGAGAGTATGCAGAGCTGAGACAGTCTCTCAAGATCATGTCCCTCATTGTTTACTGTCTGGCCTTTGTCCTTGGTGTGCTCGGGAATGGAGTGGTTATCTGGGTAACTGGGTTCAAGATGAAGAAAACCGTTAACACAGTTTGGTTCCTCAACCTGGCTGTGGCCGACTTCCTCTTCACAGCGTTCCTGCCTCTGATTGTGACCTACACAGCTTTGAATTTCCACTGGCCTTTTGGCAAGTTCATGTGCAAACTTGCCTACAATATAAACTCCCTGAACATGTTTGTCAGTGTCTACATTCTGATGGTGATCAGTGTGGAcagatgtgtgtctgtggtgtggCCCGTCTGGGCCAAGAACCACCGGAGTGTACGCAAGGCGTCCTGTGTGAGTCTGGGTGTTTGGGTACTGGCTCTGATTCTCAGCACTCCAAACTTCATCTTCAGCGACACTGGGCCGTCGCATTTCGATAAGGACGTAATCAACTGCTTAAACAACTTTGCTTTTTCTGAAGACAACAAAACACCGTCTGTGAATCAGCTGCGACAGCTTCGTAATAAGGCCATGACCCTCAGAGGCTTCCTCCTCGGATTTGTTGTCCCCTTCACTGTCATTGTCTCCTGCTATGCTGTGATAATCCATCGTCTCAGAAGAAACCGCACCCTGGCCAGCAAGTCAAGTCGCCCCTTTAAGATCATCGTCGCAGTTATCACCACTTTTTTCCTTTGCTGGGCTCCGTATCACATCATGGCTTTAATTGAGATGGTCAATTTCAGGCCTACTTATCAAAGACAAACATTACACCTTGTCACTGCTATTGGGACTCCTATAGCAACCAGCCTGGCCTTTCTCAACAGTGGCTTGAACCCACTGCTGTATGTGTTCATGGGACAAGATTTCAAAGACAGAGTTCATAAATCCATCCTGAATGTTTTGGAGAATGCCTTCCAGGATGAGGTTTCTCGCTCTCACACCTTCAAAAAGTCTACGGTCATCAGTAAAAGCAATGATAAGTTAGTTAGTGACACTTCTGTATGA
- the LOC141779294 gene encoding chemerin-like receptor 1: MEKITTAPFYHINTTDVSHANGSLYDDKEYAELRKSLKIMPLIVYCLAFVLGVLGNGVVIWVTGFKMKKTVTTVWFLNLAVADFLFTAFLPLRVTYTALNSHWPFGKFMCKLHYVIIFLNMFASVYILMVISVDRCVSVVLPVWAKNHRSVRKASFVSLGVWVQALILSTPYFIFRDTGLSSNNDKTIDCLNNFALSDSETPSVIRLRDEAITITLFLLGFVVPFTVIVSCYAVIIHRIRRNRTLASQSSRPFKIIAAVITTFFLCWAPFHIMNLIGTGDFRPTYDSKTSHHVTTIGYPIAKSLAYLNSALNPLLYVFMGQDFKDRVHKSILNVLENAFQEEVSHSHTNKTSTVISQSKDKSVSDTVV, from the coding sequence ATGGAGAAAATTACTACTGCACCTTTCTATCACATCAATACAACAGATGTATCTCATGCAAATGGCTCTTTGTATGACGACAAGGAGTATGCAGAGCTGAGAAAGTCTCTCAAGATCATGCCCCTCATTGTTTACTGTCTGGCCTTTGTCCTTGGTGTGCTCGGGAATGGAGTGGTTATCTGGGTGACCGGGTTCAAGATGAAGAAAACCGTTACCACAGTTTGGTTCCTCAACCTGGCTGTGGCCGACTTCCTCTTCACAGCGTTCCTGCCCCTGAGAGTGACCTACACAGCTTTGAATTCCCACTGGCCTTTTGGCAAGTTCATGTGCAAACTTCATTACGTTATAATCTTCCTGAACATGTTTGCCAGTGTCTACATTCTGATGGTGATCAGTGTGGAcagatgtgtgtctgtggtgttGCCCGTCTGGGCCAAGAACCACCGAAGTGTACGCAAGGCGTCCTTTGTGAGTCTGGGTGTTTGGGTACAGGCCCTGATTCTCAGCACTCCATACTTCATCTTCAGGGACACTGGGCTGTCATCTAACAATGACAAAACCATCGACTGCCTCAACAACTTTGCTCTTTCTGATAGTGAAACACCGTCTGTGATACGGCTTCGTGATGAGGCCATAACCATCACCCTCTTCCTCCTGGGATTTGTTGTCCCCTTCACTGTCATTGTCTCCTGTTATGCTGTGATAATCCATCGTATCAGAAGAAACCGCACCCTGGCCAGCCAGTCAAGTCGCCCCTTTAAGATCATCGCCGCAGTTATCACCACTTTTTTCCTGTGCTGGGCTCCCTTTCACATCATGAACTTAATTGGGACGGGGGATTTCAGGCCTACTTATGATAGCAAAACATCACACCATGTCACCACTATTGGGTATCCTATAGCAAAGAGCCTGGCCTATCTCAACAGTGCCTTGAACCCACTGCTGTATGTGTTCATGGGACAAGATTTCAAAGACAGAGTTCATAAATCCATCCTGAATGTTTTGGAGAATGCCTTCCAGGAAGAGGTTTCTCACTCTCACACCAACAAAACGTCTACAGTCATCAGCCAAAGCAAAGATAAGTCAGTTAGTGACACTGTGGTATGA